TTTTTTTGGGCAACAGCACAGCCTGGATATTGGGCAGGACACCCCCTTGAGCGATCGTGACTTTCCCCAGCAGCTTGTTGAGCTCCTCGTCGTTTCGGATGGCGAGCTGCAGGTGACGGGGGATGATCCTGGTTTTCTTGTTGTCCCGAGCAGCGTTGCCAGCCAGCTCCAGAATCTCAGCGGTCAGATACTCCAGCACCGCAGCCATATAGACCGGGGCGCCAGCGCCCACCCGCTCCGCATAATTGCCTTTGCGAAGCAAGCGGTGCACACGGCCCACCGGGAACTGCAGCCCAGCCCGCGAGGAGCGAGACTTCGCCTTAGCCCGCACCTTACCTCCCTGCTTTCCTCTGCCCGACATTGTAATTCGCTCTCTAGCAACAACTACCCCGCCCACAATCTGCTAAACCTGCCCTGAGCGCGTAGCAGCGCCCCAATGTCTGTCCTTTTATCCTGTCCGTGTGACTCGTAATGTAATTTGTGATTGGCTAAAAAATGAATATGGTCTGTTCCACCAATGGTGATGCGGATCTGAATCTGAccaatggctaggcagtagttacTGTAATTTTACCCTTCCTCCCTCTGCGCCCCCTCCCTGTCCCGCACTTCTCAGAGGCTGTCTTGCTCCATCTAAACGGCCCTCAGTAGTgacaataaatgtgttagtctctaaggtgccacaagtactccttttcttcttaattgACTAACCTGTCTTTGTAAACCTGAGGCTTTTCTTTTACAGTATGTACTTTGAGTATGTGTCTCCTAGACTATTTTAGTGCTTTTCTGTCTGCAGAAGTAATAACTGGTCCTTCCACATTGGTGTGGTGTGGGATATCTagttaattataaaataattgatTCAAGGATGATTAAAAGGAGAACAGagtagaatgttttttttttcccctgcatgaATCTTGCCATAAATGAGATACTTGTATTTAGTTTGCTGCTTGCTCCCAAGTGAATAAAAAGGGGGTAATTAATGTCTTTTTAACATCTTACCAGAAGATCCAAGTATATATCTTAGatattttcagccaaaaaaaaaaataggatacATGCTATCTAAAATGTATACAGTCAAAATACCATTGCTGTGAGGAAAGCTCAGCAGCCATTCTTTGGTAGCAAAAATGTACAGCTATTTAGAAGTGGAAACAGTTTGTCTTCAATGGCAATAATGTATATCTTTTTAGGAATGGGAATAATTCTGAGTAAACTGTGTTTAGCTTGACATATTTAGTTAGAATATCACAAAAAGTGATTAGTTTGTCAAGAAAAGCTAAACAAGAAATTGAGATACTTTTCTTTGAGGAAGGAAGGGAGTTAAATCAACAATATTTGAGACCATCACAGTGACAAATGTGGTGGgattggaaaatgtttttttttacaaaaataagtaACCAAATAAGAGTATGTTACTCTGGAAACAAATCATCCAGGTTAAGTTTTACACTGGTCAAGGCTAGACAACATTATCTCTTTGAATGTTTTGGAACCCTAATATGGTCTATCAGTCTCTGAG
The nucleotide sequence above comes from Caretta caretta isolate rCarCar2 chromosome 1, rCarCar1.hap1, whole genome shotgun sequence. Encoded proteins:
- the LOC125630004 gene encoding histone H2A.J → MSGRGKQGGKVRAKAKSRSSRAGLQFPVGRVHRLLRKGNYAERVGAGAPVYMAAVLEYLTAEILELAGNAARDNKKTRIIPRHLQLAIRNDEELNKLLGKVTIAQGGVLPNIQAVLLPKKTESHKAKSK